The genome window TTATGATTACGAAAAACAAGGAATAACCGTTGTTCCATCTGCTAAAGCGGCAAACTTTACTATGAATAGAAAAGCTATTCGAGATTTAGCGGCTAAAGATTTAGGATTACGTACAGCAAAATACCAATACGCGACAACAGCCGAAGAATTGAAATCGAGTGTTGCTGCAGTTGGAATTCCATGTGTTGTAAAACCATTAATGAGTTCATCTGGCAAAGGGCAATCAACTATAAAATCAGAAGAAGATATTGAAAAAGCATGGAAATATGCTGTCGAAGGTTCTCGCGGCGATGTTGTTGAAGTAATCGTGGAAGCTTTTGTAAACTTTCATTCTGAAATTACCTTGTTAACTGTTACTCAAAACAACAATCCAACCTTGTTTTGCGCACCTATTGGACACAGACAAGAAAGAGGTGATTATCAGGAAAGCTGGCAACCAGCAAAAGTTTCAGATGCAGATCTAGCTGAAGCTCAAGATATGGCTAAAAAAGTAACTGAAGCATTAGGTGGTGCTGGTCTTTTTGGTGTTGAATTTTTCCTAACTAATGAAGGTGTTTATTTTTCAGAATTATCACCAAGACCTCATGATACCGGAATGGTAACTTTAGCCGGAACACAAAATTTCAACGAATTTGAATTGCATTTAAGAGCCATTTTA of Flavobacterium channae contains these proteins:
- the purT gene encoding formate-dependent phosphoribosylglycinamide formyltransferase → MNKKIVLLGSGELGKEFVIAAQRIGQTVIAVDSYENAPAMQVADGFEVINMLDGAELDRIIAKHNPDFIVPEIEAIRTERFYDYEKQGITVVPSAKAANFTMNRKAIRDLAAKDLGLRTAKYQYATTAEELKSSVAAVGIPCVVKPLMSSSGKGQSTIKSEEDIEKAWKYAVEGSRGDVVEVIVEAFVNFHSEITLLTVTQNNNPTLFCAPIGHRQERGDYQESWQPAKVSDADLAEAQDMAKKVTEALGGAGLFGVEFFLTNEGVYFSELSPRPHDTGMVTLAGTQNFNEFELHLRAILSLPIAEITLERNGASAVILASENSTNPTFSGIEDIAGLPKTDFRLFGKPTSRPYRRMGVVLNYDNLDSPIEEIVERAKKIATLVKVNS